A DNA window from Deltaproteobacteria bacterium contains the following coding sequences:
- a CDS encoding phosphotransferase codes for MKYLHHEILPFVRQTLGLGKSITVQMAPVTGGGSSRSFQRVRYGNNGSVIFMQYDRDHEENNYYAAIAEFLREIDVPAPRIAAHDPARGFIVMEDLGDVDLWSFRHESWSTRSAYYRKTLAITYRLHSFPAEDFPSEKVPLMEGFGPDLYRWERNYFCENFVRAVCGIKLSLTEGEKLEDELRDLSDRLENIKPTLVHRDLQSRNIMICKGEPVFIDFQGMRFGNLFYDLGSLLYDPYVSLTEGERMELLQCYYQRWDRDDWSEFQEKFREASAQRLMQALGAYGFLGLKRDLSEFLSHIPNAIANLLDAATRTYRLPLLRNLALRCQDTLKSRQSIR; via the coding sequence ATGAAATACCTACACCATGAAATACTCCCCTTTGTACGTCAGACACTGGGTCTTGGAAAATCGATTACCGTCCAAATGGCGCCAGTGACAGGAGGCGGATCGAGCAGATCGTTCCAGAGAGTCCGTTATGGAAATAATGGTTCTGTTATCTTTATGCAGTACGACAGGGATCATGAGGAGAACAACTACTACGCAGCAATTGCGGAGTTCCTCCGGGAGATCGATGTACCGGCGCCCCGGATCGCGGCTCATGATCCTGCAAGGGGCTTCATTGTCATGGAAGACCTGGGAGATGTGGATCTTTGGTCTTTTCGGCATGAATCATGGTCGACAAGAAGCGCATATTACCGCAAAACCCTGGCCATTACGTACAGACTCCATTCCTTTCCGGCAGAGGATTTCCCTTCGGAAAAGGTTCCCCTGATGGAGGGATTCGGTCCGGATCTTTACCGATGGGAGCGAAATTATTTCTGTGAAAACTTTGTTCGGGCGGTTTGCGGTATCAAGTTAAGTTTAACTGAAGGGGAAAAACTAGAAGATGAATTGAGGGACTTATCTGACCGGCTTGAGAACATAAAACCCACACTTGTGCATCGAGACCTTCAGTCCCGGAATATTATGATTTGCAAAGGCGAACCGGTATTTATAGACTTCCAGGGTATGCGCTTCGGCAATTTGTTTTATGACCTGGGATCACTCCTCTATGATCCTTATGTTTCTCTGACAGAGGGTGAACGGATGGAGCTGCTTCAGTGTTACTACCAGCGTTGGGATCGGGATGACTGGAGTGAGTTTCAGGAGAAATTTCGGGAGGCATCGGCACAGCGCCTCATGCAGGCTCTCGGCGCTTATGGATTCTTAGGATTGAAACGTGACCTTTCAGAATTCCTCTCGCACATCCCCAACGCTATTGCAAATCTCCTTGATGCCGCCACCAGAACATACCGACTCCCACTACTGAGAAATCTTGCCTTGAGGTGTCAGGACACTCTGAAAAGCAGACAATCAATTCGATAA
- a CDS encoding nucleotidyltransferase family protein gives MKMSPIKTAFILGAGLGKRLRPLTNNCPKPLLPVGGRPIITYAMDHLTSAGIKRFIINTHHCADVYHQIFPDQQWCSVPIIFRHEPVLLDTAGGIKNIEDLLDNDETILIYNGDTITDLPLQRLIDTHYTEKQEVTLALRSSGSLLNVNLNARGQICDLRHTLGDPGVRSCLFTGIYIVEKCFLNRLKAGRVESVIPIFIEMIREQPGSVAGVLIDEGRWYDIGSVAEYEKMNALLSGQES, from the coding sequence ATGAAAATGTCACCTATTAAAACCGCTTTTATCCTGGGTGCAGGACTGGGAAAGCGTCTCCGCCCCCTGACCAATAACTGTCCGAAACCTCTGTTGCCTGTCGGTGGGCGTCCGATCATCACCTATGCCATGGATCACCTGACATCGGCGGGTATCAAACGGTTCATCATCAACACCCACCATTGCGCAGACGTGTATCATCAGATATTCCCGGATCAGCAGTGGTGTAGTGTGCCCATCATCTTCCGTCACGAACCGGTGCTTCTGGATACCGCCGGGGGAATTAAGAACATTGAAGATCTCCTTGACAATGACGAAACGATCCTGATTTACAACGGCGACACCATTACGGACCTGCCATTGCAACGTCTCATCGATACACATTATACAGAGAAACAGGAAGTCACTCTGGCATTGAGGAGCAGCGGCTCGCTTCTAAATGTTAATCTGAATGCCCGCGGTCAGATATGCGACTTGAGACACACCCTGGGCGACCCGGGCGTCAGGAGCTGCCTCTTTACGGGCATCTATATCGTGGAAAAATGTTTTCTCAATCGCCTGAAAGCCGGTCGAGTGGAATCGGTCATCCCCATTTTTATTGAGATGATCCGAGAACAACCAGGATCGGTGGCAGGGGTGCTTATTGACGAAGGACGTTGGTACGATATCGGTTCAGTGGCGGAATATGAAAAAATGAATGCTTTGCTATCAGGACAAGAATCTTAG
- a CDS encoding SpoIID/LytB domain-containing protein — MMTEEPKIKVGIIEQCRKVDGCFNGPYRLDNDRLLDGGFTVRVAECHIILYDAAGSEVARQKEIRCTPLNDSTFTLFDVTIGVHFHWERKQEQTFRGDLRLIFDKDETLVAINEILLEDYLASVISSEMSAEAPLEFLKAHAITSRSWLMAMLSRARKVKGADTVSPGSDQHMDERIRWYDRVDHTLFDVCADDHCQRYQGVTRLISGNARDAVDATRGTFLVHNSEVCDARYHKACGGLTDNFENTWENTPIPYLTSVSDSAILHNPIRTEAEAKRWILSNPEAYCYTTDGNILRRILPSFDQETTDFFRWKVVYTRNELEDIIREKSGMDFGNLRNLAPLERGPSGRIMRLKIKGSKKTLTIGKELNIRRWLSRSHLYSSAFIVSVERDSSGLPIRFILNGAGWGHGVGLCQIGAAVMALKGSQAESILKHYFCSAELKKLY, encoded by the coding sequence ATGATGACAGAAGAACCAAAGATAAAAGTAGGCATCATCGAGCAATGCAGGAAAGTCGACGGGTGTTTTAACGGCCCATATCGCCTTGATAATGACCGGCTGCTCGATGGAGGATTTACTGTCCGCGTTGCAGAGTGTCATATTATTCTTTACGATGCCGCCGGCAGCGAGGTAGCACGGCAAAAGGAAATCCGATGTACTCCTTTGAATGATTCCACCTTCACCCTCTTTGATGTGACAATCGGTGTTCATTTCCACTGGGAAAGGAAACAGGAACAGACGTTCCGGGGAGATCTGAGACTGATTTTTGATAAAGATGAAACGCTGGTTGCCATCAATGAAATCCTTTTAGAAGATTACCTGGCAAGCGTCATTTCGTCAGAAATGAGCGCTGAAGCTCCGCTGGAATTTCTGAAGGCCCACGCGATAACATCGCGAAGCTGGCTCATGGCCATGCTGAGCCGCGCCCGAAAGGTAAAAGGCGCCGATACGGTATCGCCCGGGTCGGACCAGCACATGGATGAGCGTATCCGCTGGTACGATAGAGTCGACCACACGCTTTTTGACGTTTGTGCGGACGATCATTGCCAGCGGTATCAAGGTGTTACCCGATTAATATCAGGAAACGCCCGGGATGCCGTTGACGCAACACGCGGTACATTTCTTGTCCATAACAGCGAGGTTTGCGATGCCCGCTACCATAAAGCCTGCGGCGGTCTGACGGACAATTTCGAGAACACCTGGGAGAATACGCCAATTCCGTACCTTACCTCTGTTTCCGATTCTGCCATTCTTCACAACCCGATTCGCACGGAAGCCGAAGCCAAGCGATGGATTCTCTCAAATCCTGAAGCATATTGTTATACGACAGATGGGAACATCCTGCGGCGGATTCTCCCCTCCTTCGATCAGGAAACCACGGATTTCTTCCGGTGGAAGGTGGTGTATACACGTAATGAACTGGAAGATATCATCCGGGAGAAATCGGGAATGGATTTCGGTAATCTCCGGAATCTCGCTCCTCTTGAGCGGGGTCCGTCAGGCAGGATTATGCGGCTGAAAATCAAGGGATCAAAAAAGACTCTCACCATAGGCAAGGAACTCAATATTCGACGCTGGCTTTCCCGGAGCCATCTCTACAGCAGCGCCTTCATTGTTTCTGTTGAGCGTGATTCCTCCGGGCTTCCAATTCGCTTTATCCTGAATGGCGCCGGTTGGGGACACGGTGTCGGCCTATGTCAGATTGGGGCGGCAGTAATGGCTTTGAAAGGATCACAAGCAGAATCCATTTTAAAACACTATTTTTGCAGTGCAGAACTGAAGAAATTATATTGA
- a CDS encoding DUF2784 domain-containing protein, translating to MLYRIAADFVIFIHFLWIAFVILGFPLFLILNLPKWRVIHLTALIGMVVMQLTRTICPLTYLEAYLKSKGASGQVYPGQFMIHTIEKLIYVEDLTLEKITCATIIFLVVVLLSFWFRPVRFKY from the coding sequence ATGTTATACAGAATAGCGGCTGATTTTGTAATCTTCATTCATTTTTTGTGGATTGCCTTTGTGATCCTGGGATTTCCGTTATTCCTCATTTTGAATCTCCCAAAATGGCGGGTTATTCATCTGACGGCACTGATTGGCATGGTTGTCATGCAACTTACCCGCACCATCTGCCCCCTGACGTACCTTGAAGCTTACCTCAAATCGAAAGGCGCGTCCGGCCAGGTCTACCCCGGTCAATTCATGATACATACCATAGAAAAACTTATTTATGTTGAGGATTTAACCCTTGAAAAAATAACCTGTGCGACAATCATTTTTCTTGTCGTCGTTTTGCTCTCGTTCTGGTTCAGGCCGGTCCGGTTTAAATATTAA
- the menA gene encoding 1,4-dihydroxy-2-naphthoate octaprenyltransferase, with protein sequence MLNHIKKYVIATRPWSFTMSLISVSVGTLLAAEEGSVSWAWFAITAIGITLFHATANLINDYFDTLYGIDQEDSPTAKYRPQPILSGMLTPRQVLGEAVILLVLTVAIGLTIAIVRSWHVLWIGIIGLFTSICYTAGPVKFKYRALGEFAVFMMWGPLMIEGAYAVQRQALSMKALYISIPFGVLVALVLFANNMRDIAYDSRHKVKTVSIMLGSRKSYTLFAGLIVLAYAYVLGMIITGIMSLWGLLIFLSLPKAVSLLKTFNEKIPDMADALTAQFDTVFGILLILAIFLETQFIL encoded by the coding sequence ATGTTAAACCATATCAAAAAGTATGTTATCGCAACCCGTCCATGGTCATTCACCATGTCCTTAATTTCCGTTTCCGTAGGAACGCTTCTGGCTGCTGAAGAGGGATCTGTGTCCTGGGCCTGGTTTGCCATAACCGCCATCGGCATTACCCTTTTCCACGCCACGGCCAATCTCATCAACGATTACTTTGACACCCTCTACGGGATCGACCAAGAGGACTCGCCAACAGCCAAATATCGTCCCCAGCCCATCTTATCCGGGATGCTTACACCTCGCCAAGTCTTAGGGGAAGCCGTCATCCTTCTTGTTTTAACCGTTGCTATCGGTTTGACAATAGCCATTGTCCGTTCATGGCATGTTCTCTGGATCGGCATCATCGGACTTTTTACAAGCATCTGCTACACTGCTGGTCCCGTTAAGTTCAAGTATCGCGCCCTCGGTGAATTTGCAGTCTTTATGATGTGGGGTCCTCTCATGATTGAAGGAGCTTATGCGGTTCAGCGCCAGGCACTTTCAATGAAGGCTCTCTATATCTCTATTCCCTTCGGGGTTCTTGTCGCCCTTGTTCTCTTTGCCAACAATATGAGAGATATCGCCTATGATTCACGCCATAAAGTGAAAACCGTAAGCATCATGCTGGGAAGCCGCAAAAGCTACACCCTTTTTGCGGGACTCATCGTGCTGGCCTATGCCTATGTCCTCGGCATGATTATCACGGGAATTATGAGCCTCTGGGGACTGCTGATCTTTCTCTCCCTTCCCAAAGCTGTAAGTCTTTTAAAAACCTTCAATGAGAAGATCCCCGATATGGCTGATGCTTTGACGGCCCAGTTTGACACCGTTTTCGGTATTCTTCTCATCCTGGCTATTTTTCTTGAAACACAGTTTATTCTGTGA
- a CDS encoding flavin reductase family protein, producing MVKSERIKKQSWKPGNVLWPVPVVLVSCGGTQDWKPNLITIAWAGSVCSDPPMLSISVRPERYSHAIIQATHEFVVNIPSPRQAKAVDWCGTVSGRNVDKFADTGLTPAKALKVQCPIITECLLNIECRVQKCLKLGSHTMFVAEVVAVQVSSTLLDTKGRLRLEKGSLLAFAHGQYFELGRCLGHYGFSVRKHPRQTRR from the coding sequence ATGGTGAAGAGCGAGCGCATCAAAAAACAATCCTGGAAACCCGGAAACGTGCTATGGCCCGTTCCGGTGGTTTTGGTAAGTTGCGGCGGGACGCAGGACTGGAAACCGAACCTGATCACGATTGCCTGGGCGGGAAGTGTGTGCAGTGATCCGCCCATGCTGTCGATATCCGTCCGTCCCGAACGGTATTCTCATGCAATTATCCAGGCCACGCATGAGTTTGTGGTGAATATCCCCTCCCCGCGGCAGGCGAAGGCGGTGGACTGGTGCGGGACGGTTTCCGGCCGTAATGTGGACAAGTTCGCCGATACGGGGTTAACGCCGGCGAAGGCATTGAAAGTGCAGTGTCCGATCATTACGGAGTGTTTGCTCAACATCGAATGCCGGGTGCAAAAATGCCTGAAACTGGGTTCGCACACGATGTTTGTGGCGGAGGTGGTTGCCGTGCAGGTTTCTTCCACACTTCTCGACACGAAGGGACGACTCCGTTTGGAGAAAGGCAGCTTGCTCGCGTTTGCACACGGTCAATATTTCGAACTTGGCCGCTGCCTGGGCCATTATGGCTTTTCCGTGCGGAAGCACCCTCGCCAAACCCGTCGCTGA
- a CDS encoding DEAD/DEAH box helicase, protein MKFEKYPISEEVKQNLLQLGFKRPTDIQFKSIPSIMKGEDVLAIAQTGTGKTAAFAIPLIDRIHRDKNSKRSPGIKCMVMVPTRELALQIGDVFASISKHTKVKTFPLVGGVEQDAQIKKLQDGIDILITTPGRMFDLIHQGYIQLDRIDTLVLDEADHMLDLGFIEDIKAVKRRLTRKHQTLFFSATINQEIKKLAFSQVKSSAIRIQISPEDPVSKNVSHAVMFVEMDDKRFFLERFVKENPDSRIIVFVRTRVRAERVAKALARVDIPSLTIHGEKDQDERSAVMKKFKACECNLLIATDISARGIDIPDVNYVINYDLPEKPENYVHRVGRTGRGVNKGVAISFCSEEEKERLEEIHQFLNKEIEVMKIGKKDYVRTLGLPKKEPDVQSLIEDHEAWLKTKKRKKPKSNGTRR, encoded by the coding sequence ATGAAGTTTGAGAAATACCCTATTTCAGAAGAAGTAAAACAAAACCTGTTGCAACTCGGTTTCAAGAGGCCGACGGATATCCAGTTCAAATCCATTCCATCCATAATGAAGGGCGAAGACGTTCTTGCCATCGCCCAGACGGGAACGGGTAAAACGGCGGCATTTGCGATTCCTCTCATCGATCGAATCCACAGGGACAAAAACAGTAAACGCTCCCCCGGCATCAAATGTATGGTTATGGTTCCGACCCGCGAACTGGCTCTGCAGATTGGCGACGTTTTTGCAAGTATTTCAAAGCATACGAAAGTAAAAACGTTTCCCCTGGTAGGCGGTGTCGAGCAGGATGCGCAGATTAAAAAGCTTCAGGACGGCATCGATATTCTGATTACCACTCCGGGAAGGATGTTTGATCTCATCCATCAGGGGTATATTCAACTGGACAGGATCGATACCCTTGTCCTTGATGAAGCCGACCATATGCTTGACCTGGGCTTTATAGAGGATATCAAAGCAGTAAAAAGGAGACTCACGCGAAAGCACCAGACCCTTTTTTTCTCGGCAACTATCAATCAGGAGATCAAAAAGCTTGCATTTTCCCAGGTGAAAAGCTCTGCCATACGCATTCAGATATCGCCGGAAGACCCTGTCTCAAAAAATGTTTCTCACGCGGTCATGTTTGTGGAAATGGATGACAAGCGATTTTTTCTGGAAAGATTTGTAAAGGAAAATCCTGACAGCAGGATCATTGTCTTTGTGAGAACCCGGGTGCGGGCTGAACGCGTCGCAAAAGCACTGGCGAGAGTCGATATTCCTTCGCTGACCATTCATGGTGAAAAGGATCAGGATGAAAGATCCGCTGTGATGAAGAAGTTCAAGGCGTGTGAATGCAATCTGTTGATTGCCACGGACATAAGTGCCCGGGGAATTGATATTCCCGATGTCAACTATGTCATCAACTATGATTTGCCCGAAAAGCCGGAGAACTATGTCCATAGAGTGGGAAGGACCGGACGGGGCGTCAACAAGGGCGTTGCCATTTCCTTCTGCAGCGAAGAGGAGAAAGAGCGCCTTGAGGAGATTCATCAGTTTTTAAATAAAGAAATTGAAGTGATGAAAATCGGTAAAAAAGATTACGTCCGTACGCTTGGTCTTCCCAAAAAGGAACCCGATGTTCAGTCGCTGATCGAGGATCATGAGGCATGGCTGAAGACAAAAAAGCGGAAGAAGCCCAAAAGTAACGGAACACGGCGTTAA
- the nadB gene encoding L-aspartate oxidase — MEFTTDFLVLGSGIAGLSFAIKAADLGTVAIVTKKDKSESNTNLAQGGIAAVFDKEDRFDYHINDTLVCGAGLCKEDVVRFVVMDGPERIKELMQWGVEFTKAENSNTTPYDLGREGGHSMRRVLHAKDLTGREIERALHEKASLKRNITIYENHIGIDLILESTILNRKNDPRGKCLGAYILDTERNEIHTFKAKFTILATGGTGKVYLITTNPDIATGDGIAMAYRAGALIANMEFIQFHPTCLYHPEAKSYLISEAVRGEGGILRLKNGSPFMDKYHPMKSLAPRDIVAKAIDTELKKSGDEYVLIDITHKDHDFLISRFPNIYNKCLEFGVDITKDPIPVVPAAHYQCGGALVNNFGETNIERLFACGEVSCTGLHGANRLASNSLLEAVVFAHRSFVKISEIFHATKDDPISIPAWDPRGATESDESIVVAHNWDEIRRLMWNYVGIVRSNKRLDRAYRRICLVSREIDEYYRNFIITRDLIELRNIATVSKLIIHCAMMRKESRGLHYNIDYPEKDDILWLKDSIISKDQEPGKEIS; from the coding sequence ATGGAATTTACGACAGACTTTTTGGTATTAGGAAGCGGCATTGCAGGATTAAGCTTTGCCATTAAAGCAGCAGATCTTGGAACCGTAGCCATTGTAACAAAAAAAGATAAATCAGAATCAAACACAAATCTGGCTCAAGGCGGGATAGCGGCGGTTTTTGATAAAGAGGACCGCTTTGACTATCATATTAACGATACCCTTGTCTGTGGAGCCGGCCTTTGTAAGGAGGATGTCGTAAGATTCGTTGTTATGGATGGTCCAGAAAGAATTAAGGAACTTATGCAGTGGGGAGTTGAATTTACAAAAGCGGAAAATAGCAATACCACCCCCTACGACCTCGGCCGGGAAGGCGGACATTCCATGCGGCGGGTGCTTCATGCAAAAGACCTGACAGGCCGGGAAATAGAGCGTGCCCTTCATGAGAAAGCGAGCTTAAAAAGAAATATAACAATTTATGAAAACCACATCGGCATCGATCTTATATTGGAATCCACCATCCTGAATCGAAAAAACGACCCCCGGGGTAAGTGTCTCGGTGCGTATATTCTCGATACTGAACGTAACGAAATTCATACCTTTAAAGCAAAATTTACCATTCTGGCTACCGGGGGCACCGGGAAAGTGTATCTCATTACAACAAATCCGGATATCGCCACAGGCGACGGCATTGCCATGGCATACAGGGCAGGAGCCCTCATTGCCAATATGGAATTCATCCAGTTTCATCCAACCTGCCTCTATCACCCGGAAGCCAAATCATATCTGATTAGTGAAGCTGTCCGGGGTGAGGGAGGGATTCTGAGATTAAAAAACGGCTCTCCGTTCATGGATAAATATCATCCGATGAAAAGCCTTGCACCGAGGGACATTGTCGCCAAGGCTATCGACACGGAACTGAAAAAATCAGGGGATGAATACGTTTTGATCGACATCACTCACAAAGACCATGACTTTCTTATCAGTCGATTTCCCAATATTTACAACAAGTGCCTCGAGTTCGGTGTAGATATCACAAAAGATCCGATACCCGTCGTTCCTGCTGCTCACTACCAGTGTGGAGGCGCACTTGTAAATAATTTCGGAGAAACAAATATTGAACGCCTCTTCGCCTGCGGCGAGGTCTCCTGCACCGGGCTCCATGGCGCCAACCGCCTTGCGAGCAACTCGCTTTTGGAAGCAGTGGTCTTTGCCCATCGGTCATTCGTTAAAATATCGGAGATTTTTCATGCAACAAAAGACGATCCGATCTCCATCCCCGCATGGGATCCAAGAGGCGCCACGGAAAGTGATGAATCTATTGTCGTAGCCCACAACTGGGATGAAATCAGAAGACTAATGTGGAACTATGTGGGCATCGTAAGATCCAATAAACGGTTGGATCGTGCGTATCGGAGAATCTGCCTGGTAAGCCGTGAAATCGATGAATACTACAGAAATTTCATTATAACGAGGGATTTAATCGAACTGAGAAATATCGCAACAGTCTCGAAACTCATTATTCATTGTGCCATGATGAGAAAGGAAAGCAGGGGTCTTCACTATAACATCGATTATCCGGAAAAAGATGACATATTATGGTTAAAAGACTCCATTATTTCAAAGGACCAAGAACCCGGTAAAGAAATATCTTGA
- the tsaD gene encoding tRNA (adenosine(37)-N6)-threonylcarbamoyltransferase complex transferase subunit TsaD has product MLVLGIESSCDETAAAVLRDGQFLQSNVIASQVDLHRIYGGVVPEIASRKHMEMIIPVIFQALNDAQVTLRDIEGIAVTRGPGLVGSLLVGLSVAKAIAFALDIPFVGVNHLEGHIASIFLSDNPPAFPFIALVVSGGHTNVYRVNEFQNFTLLGQTRDDAAGEAFDKAAKLLNIGYPGGAVIDQLAKKGNREWIQFPRAMKDSMDFSFSGLKTSLLVHIKKRGRPFTEDELPDVAASYQEAIIDVLVEKTLRAAQINSLSRVVVCGGVAANSGLRARFTRESKRKGIDVYVPPPVFCTDNAAMIAVVGENLLTRGVRDSLDLNAVSRWPIDSLNNNKA; this is encoded by the coding sequence ATGCTGGTTTTGGGAATAGAGTCCTCCTGTGATGAGACGGCAGCAGCAGTACTGAGGGATGGACAATTCCTTCAGTCCAATGTTATCGCTTCTCAGGTAGATTTGCATAGGATTTATGGCGGTGTTGTGCCGGAGATAGCGTCACGTAAACATATGGAAATGATCATACCGGTCATATTTCAGGCGCTCAACGATGCGCAGGTAACGTTACGTGACATTGAAGGGATAGCGGTAACCAGGGGGCCGGGATTGGTTGGTTCTCTCCTTGTGGGTTTATCAGTGGCCAAAGCTATTGCGTTTGCCTTAGATATACCATTTGTCGGTGTGAACCATCTCGAGGGCCATATTGCATCCATCTTCCTCAGCGATAATCCTCCAGCGTTTCCCTTCATAGCCCTTGTAGTTTCCGGTGGGCATACGAACGTTTACCGTGTAAATGAATTTCAGAATTTTACACTGCTGGGTCAAACGAGGGACGATGCCGCAGGTGAGGCTTTTGACAAAGCGGCAAAACTTCTCAATATAGGCTATCCTGGCGGCGCCGTAATTGATCAATTGGCAAAAAAGGGAAATAGAGAGTGGATACAATTTCCCAGAGCCATGAAGGACAGTATGGATTTTAGTTTCAGTGGTCTGAAAACATCTCTATTGGTCCACATCAAAAAAAGAGGGCGTCCGTTTACTGAAGACGAACTGCCGGATGTGGCTGCCAGTTATCAAGAGGCTATCATTGATGTCCTTGTAGAAAAAACCCTCAGAGCTGCTCAAATCAACTCCCTATCAAGGGTCGTTGTTTGCGGCGGGGTTGCTGCAAACAGTGGATTGAGAGCCAGATTTACCAGAGAATCAAAACGCAAAGGGATTGATGTATACGTTCCGCCTCCTGTGTTTTGTACCGACAATGCGGCTATGATTGCCGTTGTTGGTGAGAATCTTTTGACAAGAGGTGTCAGAGACTCTTTAGATCTGAATGCAGTTTCCAGATGGCCAATAGACTCCCTTAACAATAATAAGGCATGA